A genomic window from Pseudomonas argentinensis includes:
- a CDS encoding efflux RND transporter periplasmic adaptor subunit — protein MQKKPAFAAMVSAIALATLTLAGCSDEAAPPPRQAPTVGIVTLQAAPYTLTTELPGRTAAYRIAEVRPQVDGIIQKRLFKEGSEVKAGQQLYQIDAAVYEAAAKSAQATLASAKSLAERYKSLVSDQAVSRQAYDEAQASRLQAEAALEQARINVRYTKVLAPIAGRVGRSAVTEGALVSNGQTNAMATIQQLDPIYVDVTQPTKDLLRLRRELESGQLQKASDTAAKVQLRLEDGSTYKHEGTLEFSEVSVDEGTGSVTLRAVFPNPDHTLLPGMFVHARLPAGVNQQAILAPQQGVTRNPKGEPTALVVNAENKVELRQLKAERTAGNRWLVLDGLKSGDKLITEGLQFVQPGAEVKTTEAKNVAAPEQAAADQAETR, from the coding sequence ATGCAGAAGAAGCCAGCCTTCGCCGCTATGGTTTCCGCTATCGCTCTGGCCACGCTGACGCTCGCTGGCTGCAGCGATGAGGCTGCCCCGCCACCGCGTCAGGCGCCGACTGTCGGCATCGTCACGCTGCAGGCAGCGCCCTATACCTTGACCACCGAGCTGCCGGGCAGAACCGCGGCCTACCGCATCGCCGAGGTACGCCCGCAGGTCGATGGCATCATCCAGAAGCGCCTGTTCAAGGAAGGCTCCGAGGTCAAGGCCGGCCAGCAGCTGTACCAGATCGACGCGGCGGTCTACGAGGCGGCCGCCAAGAGCGCCCAGGCCACCCTGGCCTCGGCCAAGTCGCTGGCCGAACGCTACAAGAGCCTGGTGTCCGATCAGGCGGTGAGCCGCCAGGCCTACGATGAAGCCCAGGCCTCTCGCCTGCAGGCCGAGGCCGCGCTGGAGCAGGCGCGCATCAATGTGCGCTACACCAAGGTGCTGGCGCCGATCGCCGGTCGCGTTGGCCGCTCCGCGGTCACCGAAGGTGCACTGGTCAGCAACGGCCAGACCAATGCCATGGCGACCATCCAGCAGCTCGACCCGATCTACGTCGACGTGACCCAGCCGACCAAGGATCTGCTGCGCCTGCGCCGCGAGCTGGAGAGCGGGCAGCTGCAGAAGGCCAGCGACACCGCCGCCAAGGTGCAGCTGCGCCTGGAAGACGGCAGCACCTACAAGCACGAAGGCACTCTGGAGTTCTCCGAGGTGTCGGTCGATGAGGGCACCGGCTCGGTGACCTTGCGCGCCGTGTTCCCCAACCCGGATCACACCCTGCTGCCGGGCATGTTCGTACACGCTCGTCTGCCCGCCGGCGTGAACCAGCAGGCCATCCTCGCGCCGCAACAAGGTGTGACGCGCAATCCGAAAGGTGAACCGACCGCCCTGGTGGTCAACGCCGAGAACAAGGTCGAGCTGCGCCAGCTCAAGGCCGAGCGTACCGCTGGCAACCGCTGGCTGGTGCTCGACGGCCTGAAGTCCGGCGACAAGCTGATCACCGAAGGCCTGCAGTTCGTGCAACCGGGTGCCGAGGTGAAAACCACCGAAGCGAAGAACGTGGCTGCGCCAGAGCAGGCCGCGGCTGACCAGGCTGAAACCCGCTAA
- a CDS encoding TetR family transcriptional regulator: MARRTKEEAEETRAQILDAAERVFYANGVSGTSLADIASAAGVTRGAIYWHFQNKVDVFQAMLDRRLLPQEELARACESEDEPDPLGNMRQLLVQLLLRMHADSECRRVGEILQYKCEYSSELGGLRQQMQVFQQECDQRIARTLRNAVNRGQLPADLDCQRAAICLHAYMDGLQAHWLLNPAAYDLQAHAHAMVDALLDMLQHSEALRTR, from the coding sequence ATGGCCAGACGCACCAAAGAGGAAGCTGAAGAAACCCGCGCGCAGATTCTCGATGCCGCCGAGCGGGTGTTCTACGCCAATGGCGTTTCCGGCACCTCGCTGGCGGACATCGCGAGCGCGGCCGGTGTCACGCGCGGCGCTATCTACTGGCACTTCCAGAACAAGGTCGACGTGTTCCAGGCCATGCTCGACCGCCGCCTGTTGCCCCAGGAAGAACTGGCCCGCGCGTGCGAAAGCGAGGACGAACCTGACCCACTGGGTAACATGCGTCAGTTGCTGGTGCAGCTGCTGCTGCGCATGCATGCCGACAGCGAATGCCGGCGTGTCGGAGAAATTCTGCAATACAAATGCGAGTACAGCTCCGAGCTCGGCGGCTTGCGCCAGCAGATGCAGGTGTTCCAGCAAGAATGCGACCAGCGCATTGCCAGAACATTACGCAATGCCGTGAACCGCGGCCAATTGCCCGCCGACCTCGACTGTCAGCGCGCGGCGATCTGCCTGCATGCCTACATGGACGGCCTGCAGGCCCACTGGCTGCTCAACCCCGCGGCCTACGACCTGCAAGCCCATGCCCACGCGATGGTCGATGCGCTGCTCGACATGCTGCAGCACAGCGAAGCGCTGCGTACCCGCTGA
- a CDS encoding DMT family transporter, with the protein MPPRTLLLTAAAMLAFAGNSLLCRLALKTTGIDPATFTSLRLFSGALMLALLLRLRHRSAAMAGSWPGAAALFAYAAAFSFAYVNLDAGVGALLLFGAVQISMLLWGWRQGERPGSMSLAGLLLAFAGLLALLLPGASAPPLAGSLLMLIAGIAWGAYSLLGRTANDALAATTGNFVRSMPMAALLSLVLLHSASWDPSGVLYALASGALASGLGYAIWYKAIANLRAIQAATVQLSVPIITALAGALLLGEALSLRLGLSSLAVLGGIALVLCARRRATA; encoded by the coding sequence ATGCCCCCACGTACCCTGCTTCTCACCGCCGCCGCCATGCTGGCCTTCGCCGGCAACTCGCTGCTCTGCCGCCTGGCCCTGAAAACCACTGGGATCGACCCCGCCACCTTCACCAGCCTGCGCCTGTTCAGCGGCGCCTTGATGCTGGCCCTGTTGCTGCGACTGCGCCACCGCTCGGCTGCGATGGCGGGAAGCTGGCCGGGGGCGGCGGCGCTGTTCGCCTACGCCGCGGCGTTTTCCTTCGCCTATGTCAACCTGGATGCAGGCGTTGGCGCACTGCTGCTGTTCGGCGCCGTGCAGATCAGCATGCTGCTCTGGGGCTGGCGCCAGGGCGAGCGACCGGGGTCGATGAGCCTGGCCGGTCTGCTGCTGGCCTTTGCCGGCCTGCTGGCCCTGTTGCTTCCCGGCGCCAGCGCACCGCCGCTGGCCGGCTCACTGCTGATGCTGATCGCCGGTATCGCCTGGGGCGCCTACTCGCTACTGGGACGCACCGCCAACGATGCGCTGGCGGCGACTACCGGAAACTTCGTGCGCAGTATGCCGATGGCCGCCTTGCTCAGCCTGGTGCTGCTGCACAGTGCGAGCTGGGACCCGAGCGGCGTGCTCTACGCCCTCGCCTCCGGTGCCCTGGCCTCCGGGCTCGGTTATGCCATCTGGTACAAGGCCATCGCCAACCTGAGAGCCATCCAGGCTGCCACCGTGCAGTTGAGCGTGCCGATCATCACGGCATTGGCCGGCGCCCTGCTACTGGGCGAAGCGCTGAGCCTGCGCCTGGGCCTGAGTTCGCTGGCCGTGCTGGGTGGTATCGCGCTGGTCCTCTGCGCCAGACGGCGCGCGACGGCCTGA
- a CDS encoding LEA type 2 family protein: MRPTLRHLSALLLIAVLAGCASWAPRDPLHIDLVGLEPLPSQGLEARFAVKLRVQNPNESAIDFDGISLALDINDQPLARGVSDQRGQVPRFGETLISVPVTISAYSVLRQAWGASTHQPGQSLPYQLRGKLADGLFGTRRFSDSGQLTWPPAQPALR, from the coding sequence ATGCGCCCGACACTGCGCCACTTGAGTGCCCTGCTGCTGATCGCCGTGCTGGCCGGCTGTGCGTCATGGGCACCGCGCGACCCGCTGCATATCGACCTGGTCGGTCTGGAGCCGCTGCCGTCGCAAGGACTCGAGGCGCGTTTCGCGGTGAAATTGCGGGTGCAGAACCCCAACGAAAGCGCCATCGACTTCGACGGCATCTCCCTTGCCCTGGATATCAACGACCAACCACTGGCACGTGGGGTCAGCGATCAACGGGGTCAGGTGCCGCGCTTTGGCGAGACGCTGATCAGCGTGCCGGTAACCATCTCGGCCTACTCGGTACTCCGTCAGGCCTGGGGCGCCAGCACCCACCAGCCCGGCCAGAGCCTGCCCTATCAGCTGCGCGGCAAGCTCGCCGACGGCCTGTTCGGCACCCGGCGTTTCAGCGACAGCGGCCAGCTGACCTGGCCACCGGCGCAACCAGCGCTCAGGTAG
- a CDS encoding YihY/virulence factor BrkB family protein — MFFPQLPGVSLFQVMKRTVTEFIEDELPTYASALAFQMFFSLFPFLLFLIALISLLDMQPFFDWLRQQAELLLPLSTVELVNPVIDQLQTQKAGLFSIGIVVALWTASSAVRSTMDAMNKAYGVKEGRQPWKRIPLSLLYTIGIAAALLTAAALMVLGPQVMNWLAHQIGIEQVVVTLWTWLRLPVAVFLLMIVVAVVYYVAPDVEQRFRFITPGSVLAVVVWIAASVGFAYYAQNFANYNATYGSIGAIIIFLLYLHISCAVLLFGAELNAVIEHVAEEGKEPGDKEIRPENEPTT; from the coding sequence ATGTTTTTTCCCCAGTTGCCGGGTGTCAGCCTGTTCCAGGTGATGAAGAGGACGGTCACCGAGTTCATCGAGGACGAGTTGCCCACCTATGCCTCGGCCCTGGCGTTCCAGATGTTCTTCTCGCTGTTTCCCTTCCTGCTGTTTTTGATCGCGCTGATCAGCCTGCTGGACATGCAGCCGTTCTTCGACTGGCTGCGCCAGCAGGCCGAATTGTTGCTGCCGCTGTCCACGGTGGAGTTGGTCAACCCGGTGATCGACCAGTTGCAGACGCAGAAAGCCGGGCTGTTCTCGATCGGTATCGTGGTGGCGCTGTGGACGGCCTCGTCGGCGGTGCGCTCGACCATGGACGCGATGAACAAGGCCTATGGCGTGAAGGAGGGGCGCCAGCCCTGGAAGCGCATCCCCCTGTCGCTGCTGTACACCATCGGCATCGCCGCGGCGCTGCTCACCGCCGCCGCGCTGATGGTGCTCGGCCCGCAGGTGATGAACTGGCTGGCACACCAGATCGGCATCGAGCAGGTGGTAGTCACCCTGTGGACCTGGTTGCGCCTGCCGGTGGCGGTGTTCCTGCTGATGATCGTGGTGGCGGTGGTCTATTACGTGGCGCCCGATGTCGAGCAGCGTTTCCGCTTTATCACCCCGGGCTCGGTACTGGCGGTGGTGGTGTGGATCGCCGCCTCGGTGGGCTTCGCCTATTACGCGCAGAACTTCGCCAACTATAACGCTACCTACGGCAGCATCGGCGCGATCATCATCTTCCTCCTGTACCTGCACATTTCCTGCGCGGTGCTGCTGTTTGGCGCCGAGCTCAACGCCGTCATCGAGCACGTCGCCGAGGAGGGCAAGGAGCCCGGCGACAAGGAAATCCGCCCAGAGAACGAGCCCACTACCTGA
- a CDS encoding RidA family protein — protein sequence MHRHILNPGSVFDTLQYGFSQAVINQGGRRIHLSGQIGVDEHERLVGDDLASQTHAALHNVRRILDAAGGSLQHVLMLRIYIAAQARDEQAHIVDALRSFFPEQPPATSWVVVTGLSEPDWLIEIEAEALLPDA from the coding sequence ATGCACAGGCACATACTCAACCCCGGCTCGGTCTTCGACACCCTCCAGTACGGTTTCAGCCAAGCGGTGATCAATCAGGGCGGGCGGCGCATTCACCTGTCCGGGCAGATTGGCGTAGACGAACACGAACGCCTGGTCGGCGATGACCTGGCCAGCCAGACCCACGCCGCGCTGCACAACGTGCGGCGGATTCTCGACGCTGCCGGCGGCAGCCTGCAGCACGTGCTGATGCTGCGTATCTATATCGCCGCCCAGGCGCGTGACGAACAGGCGCATATCGTCGATGCCCTGCGCAGCTTCTTCCCCGAACAGCCGCCGGCCACCTCCTGGGTGGTGGTCACCGGACTGTCGGAGCCCGACTGGCTGATCGAGATCGAGGCCGAAGCACTGTTGCCGGACGCCTGA
- a CDS encoding zinc ribbon domain-containing protein YjdM produces the protein MSTLPPCPACNSVYTYEDGTQLVCPECAHEWSASDSEAAGDDVKVIKDSVGNVLQDGDTITVIKDLKIKGSSLVVKVGTKVKGIRLVDGDHDIDCRIDGIGAMKLKSEFVRKV, from the coding sequence GTGAGCACGTTGCCACCCTGCCCCGCCTGCAACTCCGTATACACCTATGAAGACGGCACCCAACTGGTGTGTCCGGAATGCGCCCACGAATGGTCGGCCAGCGACAGCGAGGCGGCGGGTGATGACGTCAAGGTGATCAAGGACTCGGTCGGCAACGTGCTGCAGGACGGCGACACCATCACCGTGATCAAGGACCTCAAGATCAAGGGCTCCTCGCTGGTGGTCAAGGTCGGCACCAAGGTCAAGGGCATCCGCCTGGTCGACGGCGACCACGACATCGACTGCAGGATAGACGGCATCGGCGCGATGAAGCTGAAATCCGAGTTCGTCAGGAAGGTATAA
- a CDS encoding ABC transporter substrate-binding protein, with amino-acid sequence MKKAALFTLLTLATAGCSHDGGQRPATFKVIQAGQQVEIAGDPQRIVTFDYGSYDSLIALGAGERVLAVPGNVPPYLAEKAGQTSNAGNMKAPDIDAITALKPDLILITGRQGESRPALQALAPTLDMGITGEDYFAGIADNVRLLGQLVGKPAEAQQALTTLQGKAERARQQIAASGQPTLVLTHNEGRFAPTENAVIYSLLQAPRALPAPPPQPAGTPRQRPQPLDAEAIAAASPEVIFIIDRSAAIGATALDVATLADSPLARTPAAQAKRVVYLDPALWYLSGGGLQSVDLQIDQVLAAYRR; translated from the coding sequence GTGAAGAAGGCCGCACTGTTTACACTTCTGACATTGGCAACGGCTGGCTGCAGCCATGATGGCGGGCAACGCCCCGCTACCTTCAAGGTCATCCAGGCGGGCCAGCAGGTCGAGATCGCCGGTGATCCGCAGCGGATCGTCACCTTCGACTACGGCAGCTACGACAGCCTGATCGCCCTCGGTGCCGGCGAACGAGTGCTGGCCGTGCCCGGCAACGTACCGCCCTACCTGGCGGAGAAAGCCGGCCAGACCAGCAATGCCGGCAATATGAAGGCCCCGGACATCGACGCCATCACGGCGCTGAAGCCGGACCTGATCCTGATAACCGGGCGCCAGGGCGAAAGCCGCCCGGCCCTGCAAGCACTGGCGCCGACCCTGGACATGGGCATTACCGGTGAAGATTACTTCGCCGGCATCGCCGATAACGTCAGGCTACTCGGCCAGCTCGTCGGCAAACCCGCCGAGGCGCAGCAGGCGTTGACCACCCTGCAGGGCAAGGCCGAACGCGCCCGTCAGCAGATCGCCGCTTCAGGGCAACCTACCCTGGTGCTGACCCACAACGAAGGGCGCTTCGCGCCAACCGAGAACGCGGTGATCTATTCGCTGCTGCAGGCGCCACGAGCCCTGCCCGCACCACCCCCACAGCCTGCCGGCACACCCCGCCAGCGTCCGCAGCCGCTGGACGCCGAGGCCATCGCCGCCGCCAGCCCCGAGGTGATCTTCATCATCGACCGCAGCGCCGCCATTGGCGCCACCGCGCTGGATGTCGCCACCCTGGCCGACTCGCCACTGGCGCGCACGCCGGCGGCCCAGGCCAAACGGGTCGTCTACCTGGATCCTGCGCTGTGGTATCTGTCCGGCGGCGGCCTGCAGAGTGTGGATCTGCAGATCGATCAGGTGCTGGCAGCCTATCGCCGATGA
- a CDS encoding DMT family transporter: protein MGKPSRQLAIAGVLMAVLCWAGNALVARAFAGEIPPFALAFWRWSLALMLILPFVALPLWRHRAALRHAGWRLLVIAAFGIAGYNTFLYSAAQTTAAINITLVNTCIPLMTFIFAGLLLGAWPARRAWWGMALAVSGLLVLICRGDWQTLAGMAFNRGDLIMLLAVLDWALYTVLLRRWSAYLVPIPPLALLGIFIVVGLPMILPLYLYELSTGAQLLATPANLAAIAYTAVFASLVAYLGWNNGVKVLGASTAAMGNYLMPVFTAILGWVLLGEALQLFHWLGGAMIFAGLLLATLPKRSQRAAA from the coding sequence ATGGGCAAACCCTCGCGTCAGCTGGCGATCGCCGGTGTACTGATGGCGGTGCTGTGCTGGGCGGGCAATGCCCTGGTGGCCCGCGCCTTCGCCGGCGAAATCCCACCCTTCGCCCTGGCCTTCTGGCGCTGGAGCCTGGCGCTGATGCTGATCCTGCCGTTCGTGGCATTGCCGTTGTGGCGGCATCGGGCGGCGCTGCGCCATGCAGGCTGGCGCCTACTGGTGATCGCCGCCTTCGGCATCGCCGGCTACAACACCTTTCTGTACAGCGCGGCGCAGACCACCGCAGCGATCAACATCACCCTGGTCAATACCTGCATCCCGCTGATGACCTTTATCTTCGCCGGGCTGCTGCTCGGCGCCTGGCCGGCCCGGCGCGCCTGGTGGGGCATGGCGCTGGCGGTATCCGGGTTGCTGGTGCTGATCTGCCGCGGCGACTGGCAGACCCTGGCAGGCATGGCATTCAACCGTGGTGATCTGATCATGCTGCTGGCGGTACTCGACTGGGCGCTCTACACCGTGCTGCTCAGGCGCTGGTCGGCGTACCTGGTGCCGATTCCGCCGCTGGCATTGCTGGGCATTTTCATTGTGGTGGGCTTGCCGATGATCCTGCCCCTGTACCTGTACGAGCTCTCTACCGGCGCGCAGTTGCTGGCCACCCCGGCCAACCTGGCGGCCATCGCCTACACCGCGGTGTTCGCCTCGCTGGTCGCCTACCTGGGCTGGAACAACGGTGTGAAGGTGCTGGGCGCCTCGACCGCGGCGATGGGCAATTACCTGATGCCGGTGTTCACCGCGATCCTGGGCTGGGTCCTGCTCGGCGAGGCGCTGCAGCTGTTCCACTGGCTCGGCGGGGCGATGATCTTCGCCGGGCTGCTGCTGGCCACCTTGCCGAAGCGCTCGCAGCGGGCAGCGGCCTGA
- the can gene encoding carbonate dehydratase, protein MSDLKHLFDNNQRWAENITQNDPDFFPRLARQQTPEYLWIGCSDARVPANDIVGLLPGELFVHRNVANVVLHTDLNCLSVIQYAVDVLKVKHILVTGHYGCGGVRAAMHDAQFGLIDGWLRNIRDLCYEQRAQLAALADEEARVDRLCELNVMKQVGNVSRTSIVQNAWHRGQPLSVHGCIYGLKDGRWKDLEVSVSAAEQLPEQYRLRPPQA, encoded by the coding sequence GTGAGCGATCTCAAACATCTGTTCGACAACAATCAACGCTGGGCCGAGAACATCACCCAGAACGACCCGGACTTCTTTCCGCGTCTGGCCCGCCAGCAGACGCCGGAGTACTTGTGGATCGGCTGCTCGGATGCCCGCGTGCCGGCCAACGACATCGTCGGTCTGCTGCCCGGTGAACTGTTCGTGCACCGTAATGTGGCCAACGTGGTGCTGCACACCGACCTCAATTGCCTGTCGGTGATCCAGTACGCGGTCGATGTGCTCAAGGTCAAACATATCCTGGTCACCGGCCACTACGGCTGCGGTGGCGTGCGTGCGGCCATGCACGATGCGCAGTTCGGCCTGATCGATGGCTGGCTGCGCAATATCCGCGACCTCTGCTACGAACAGCGCGCGCAACTGGCCGCCCTGGCGGACGAGGAGGCGCGGGTCGACCGCCTCTGCGAGCTCAACGTGATGAAGCAGGTGGGCAACGTCAGCCGTACCAGCATCGTCCAGAACGCCTGGCACCGCGGTCAGCCGTTATCGGTGCACGGCTGCATCTATGGCCTCAAGGATGGTCGCTGGAAGGACCTCGAAGTCAGCGTCAGCGCTGCCGAGCAATTGCCCGAGCAGTACCGCCTGCGCCCGCCGCAGGCATGA
- the rimI gene encoding ribosomal protein S18-alanine N-acetyltransferase gives MSEAITFRRATEADIDAVLKIEYAAFSHPWTRGIFLDSLKSYEVWLMFEGSQQVGHGVINVIIDEAHLLNITVKPESQGRGLGLRLLEHLMARAAELKAGECFLEVRSSNQAAYRLYERYGFNEIGRRRDYYPAPGGREDALVMACTLVE, from the coding sequence ATGAGTGAGGCGATCACGTTTCGCCGGGCCACCGAGGCGGATATCGATGCGGTACTGAAGATCGAATACGCCGCTTTCAGTCATCCGTGGACGCGCGGCATCTTTCTCGACAGCCTGAAATCCTACGAAGTCTGGTTGATGTTCGAAGGTAGCCAGCAGGTCGGTCACGGGGTGATCAACGTGATCATCGACGAGGCGCACCTGCTCAACATCACCGTCAAACCGGAAAGCCAGGGCCGTGGCCTGGGCCTGCGCCTGCTCGAGCACCTGATGGCCCGCGCTGCCGAGCTCAAGGCTGGGGAGTGCTTTCTCGAAGTGCGCTCCAGCAACCAGGCGGCGTACCGGTTGTACGAGCGTTACGGTTTCAACGAGATCGGCCGCCGGCGTGATTACTACCCCGCGCCGGGTGGCCGTGAAGACGCGCTGGTGATGGCCTGCACGCTGGTCGAATAA
- a CDS encoding energy transducer TonB, with protein sequence MNTELRRRAYLDAMQVASWLPRVELPFAAPSRPELLVAFEPQAEIVVEKPPVQAKVSAPAAQPAASEVVSRERPRIEVPKPGTASKGDEPAGEETNAAPAPRERPTPPPRFALQLLRAGSCALLVELPTGEPFQSRDPAYLLLKDLLRAAGLPDAPQIIGEPVRWPLLVRGNMDQGPQAALDFVQSFIGARLEEQEPCACLWLIGLPAIRFAGDADAEAYNRELQVEELGAAWALPGLELLMDEPQRKRELWHAMQRVRRRWLEASA encoded by the coding sequence TTGAACACCGAGCTGCGCCGCCGCGCCTACCTGGATGCCATGCAAGTGGCCAGCTGGCTGCCGCGCGTCGAATTGCCATTCGCAGCGCCGTCACGGCCCGAGCTGCTGGTCGCCTTCGAGCCGCAAGCCGAGATCGTCGTCGAGAAGCCGCCGGTGCAGGCCAAGGTCAGCGCGCCGGCCGCGCAGCCTGCCGCCAGCGAAGTCGTCAGCCGCGAACGCCCGCGCATCGAAGTGCCCAAACCGGGCACGGCAAGCAAGGGCGACGAGCCTGCCGGCGAAGAGACCAACGCCGCACCGGCCCCGCGCGAGCGCCCGACGCCGCCCCCGCGTTTCGCCCTGCAGTTGCTGCGCGCCGGCAGTTGCGCGCTGCTGGTCGAGCTGCCGACCGGCGAACCTTTCCAGAGTCGCGATCCCGCCTACCTGCTGCTCAAGGATCTGCTGCGTGCCGCCGGTTTGCCGGATGCCCCGCAGATCATCGGCGAGCCGGTGCGCTGGCCGCTGCTGGTGCGTGGCAACATGGACCAGGGCCCCCAGGCAGCGCTGGATTTCGTGCAGAGCTTTATCGGCGCCCGCCTGGAAGAGCAGGAGCCCTGCGCCTGCCTGTGGCTGATCGGCCTGCCAGCCATTCGTTTCGCCGGTGACGCCGATGCCGAGGCCTACAACCGCGAACTGCAGGTCGAGGAACTGGGCGCCGCCTGGGCGCTGCCGGGCCTGGAGCTGCTGATGGACGAACCACAGCGCAAGCGCGAACTCTGGCACGCCATGCAGCGCGTGCGGCGGCGCTGGCTGGAGGCTTCGGCATGA
- a CDS encoding LysR family transcriptional regulator, which produces MDISFRQLQAFVLIAEQRSFSRAAEQIHLSQPALSYSLRKLEEALGLSLFARNTRSVELTEAGSRFLEQARRLLRDMHNAVHDAHEQLHLQSGSLRIGVLPSVAIEPLPRVLVDYRQRYPGIEISLRDGRAGEIRQWVSNAEVDFAITSVADEPGVLDFQLLYDDSLVLLVRGQAGLRGKKLLAALKSLDYVATTRDTSLRTMADQTLARMGLLREPAFEVAYMSSAAALARAGLGYALLPASVADTFNGDGSLSVHPLPMAPARGVGVLQRKPCYLSPPAQAFVSLLKQQAEASGL; this is translated from the coding sequence ATGGATATCAGCTTTCGCCAGCTTCAAGCCTTCGTGCTCATCGCCGAGCAGCGCAGCTTCAGCCGCGCCGCCGAACAGATTCACCTTTCCCAGCCGGCCCTAAGCTACAGCCTGCGCAAGCTGGAAGAAGCCCTGGGCCTGTCGCTGTTCGCCCGCAATACCCGCAGCGTGGAGCTGACCGAAGCCGGCTCGCGCTTTCTGGAACAGGCCCGGCGCCTGCTGCGCGACATGCACAACGCGGTGCACGACGCCCACGAACAGCTGCACCTGCAGAGCGGCTCGCTGCGCATCGGCGTACTGCCGTCGGTGGCCATCGAGCCGTTGCCGCGGGTGCTGGTCGACTATCGCCAGCGTTATCCGGGCATCGAGATCAGCCTGCGCGATGGCCGTGCCGGGGAGATCCGCCAGTGGGTGAGCAACGCCGAAGTGGATTTCGCCATCACCTCGGTGGCGGATGAACCCGGTGTGCTGGATTTCCAGCTGCTCTACGACGACAGCCTGGTGTTGCTGGTGCGTGGCCAGGCCGGTTTACGCGGCAAGAAGCTGCTCGCTGCGCTGAAGAGTCTGGATTACGTGGCCACCACCCGCGATACCAGCCTGCGCACCATGGCCGACCAGACCCTGGCGCGCATGGGGTTGCTGCGTGAACCCGCATTCGAGGTCGCCTATATGAGCAGCGCCGCCGCACTGGCGCGGGCCGGGCTGGGCTATGCGCTGCTGCCGGCGAGCGTGGCGGATACCTTCAATGGCGATGGCAGCCTGTCCGTGCACCCGCTGCCGATGGCGCCGGCCCGCGGCGTTGGCGTGCTGCAGCGCAAACCCTGCTACCTGAGCCCACCGGCCCAGGCCTTCGTCAGCCTGCTCAAGCAGCAGGCCGAAGCCAGTGGCCTCTAG